CAACTCGGCGACGAAATGCACGCTTTTGGGGACCTTGAAGGGGGCGAGGTGCTGCCGGGCGTGGGCGCGCAGGGCCTCGGCGCCCACAGTCTCACCGGCCCTCAGCACCACGACGGCGGTGACGGCCTCGATCCAGTGGTCGTCGGGGAGCGCGATCACGGCGACTTCGGAGACGGCGGGGTGGGTGTAGAGGGCTTCTTCGACTTCACGGCCCGCGACGAGCACGCCGCCGGTGTTGATCACGTCCTTGACGCGGTCCACGACGTAGAGATAGCCGCCCTCGTCGAGGTAACCGAGGTCGCCCGAGTGGAACCAGCCGCCCGCGAAGGCTTCGGCGGTCGCTTCCTCCTTGTCCCAGTAGCCGGTGAGGAGTTGCGGCGAGCGGTGCACGATCTCGCCGAGTTCGCCGGGCGCCGCGTCCCCCATCTCGGGCGTCACCACCCGCGTCTGGACGTTGAGGACCGGGCGGCCTGCCGAAGCCGGGCGCGCGCGGTGCTCCGCCGGGGTGAGCACCGTCGCGAGCGGGCCGAGTTCGCTCTGGCCGTAGCAGTTGTAAAACCCCGCGTGCGGCAACTTCGCCATGATCTCGGTCAGGACCGGCGTGGGCATGATGGAGGCGCCGTAATAGAGCTTGCGCAGCCGTGAGAGGTCGCGCGCGGTGAAGTCGGGGTGGCGCAGCAGGCTCACCCACACCGTCGGCGGGGCGAAAAACGAGGTGATGCCGAGCTCCTCACACAGTCCGAGCACCGTCTCCGGCACGGGCGCCGCGATCAGGTGGGTGGTCGCGCCGGTGAGCAGGGCCGGCATCAGGAAGACGTGCATCTGCGCCGAGTGGTAGAGCGGCAGCGCGGCGAGGTGCACGTCGCCCCGGCCCAGGTCGAGGTCGTGCAGGCAGCTCAGGTAGTGGGCGTGCAGGGAGCCGTGCGTCATCATCGCGCCCTTGGGGAGCGCGGTCGTGCCCGAGGTGTAGAGCAGCTGCGCCAGGTCGCCGGCGCTCAGGTCCGCCTCGTCCTCCGCTTCCAGCACCGGCCCCAACTCGTCCTGGCCCCAGGTCAG
The genomic region above belongs to Deinococcus reticulitermitis and contains:
- a CDS encoding fatty acyl-CoA synthetase; the encoded protein is MSGGDWEALRARARRDTLGDAFTRSVCRQPDALALTFAGRAWTYRALDQAAGRVAHALLAAGLRAGDRVLAFGQNSDAYVLLWLACCRSGFVHVPVNFALRRTELAYIAEQSGARAAFADPGLMEPLQEALSSPLDLLGTFHGGVGADLLTWGQDELGPVLEAEDEADLSAGDLAQLLYTSGTTALPKGAMMTHGSLHAHYLSCLHDLDLGRGDVHLAALPLYHSAQMHVFLMPALLTGATTHLIAAPVPETVLGLCEELGITSFFAPPTVWVSLLRHPDFTARDLSRLRKLYYGASIMPTPVLTEIMAKLPHAGFYNCYGQSELGPLATVLTPAEHRARPASAGRPVLNVQTRVVTPEMGDAAPGELGEIVHRSPQLLTGYWDKEEATAEAFAGGWFHSGDLGYLDEGGYLYVVDRVKDVINTGGVLVAGREVEEALYTHPAVSEVAVIALPDDHWIEAVTAVVVLRAGETVGAEALRAHARQHLAPFKVPKSVHFVAELPRNTAGKILKRELRERFSGTASEG